One Brassica napus cultivar Da-Ae chromosome C4, Da-Ae, whole genome shotgun sequence genomic region harbors:
- the BNAC04G27770D gene encoding IQ domain-containing protein IQM3 isoform X2, with protein sequence MQVVANFDFQPSPFSHATGEMLISPVGHRDESFVNFTDALEGASDDSPPSVAAVKVQKVYRSYRTRRRLADSVVVAEELWWQAMDYARLNHSTISFFDYSRPETAVSKWNRVSLNASKIDPRHRYGHNLHVYYEEWCKADAGQPFFYWLDVGDGKDMDLIDCSRSKLKQQCIKYLGPQEREEYEYVIIDGKIVHKLTGNFLHTMHGSEGTKWIFVMSTFKKLYAGLKKKGRFHHSSFLAGGATLAAGRVVVDNGVLKTISAYSGHYRPSDDSLETFLSFLRENEVSLDDVEVHKASEDSDNYDDYIKPNGDGTKSLKKEYATSCNAETETDENSNGTFEETKGHSYQRTLSGGFESPKDDVPQKAMLQRINSKKQSKSLQLGHQLMLKWSTGAGPRIGCAADFPVQLRTQALEFVNLSPRYRTSTLSPTGRLDI encoded by the exons ATGCAGGTCGTCGCCAACTTCGATTTCCAGCCTTCGCCGTTCTCTCACGCCACCGGTGAGATGCTCATTTCTCCGGTAGGCCACCGGGACGAATCTTTCGTTAACTTCACCGACGCGCTTGAAGGCGCCAGTGATGACTCGCCTCCTAGCGTGGCCGCGGTGAAAGTACAGAAGGTTTACAGGAGTTATCGCACGCGCCGGAGATTAGCGGACTCCGTGGTTGTCGCCGAAGAGCTCTG GTGGCAAGCGATGGATTATGCGAGGTTAAATCATAGTACGATTTCATTCTTCGATTACTCAAGACCTGAAACTGCAGTTTCCAAATGGAATCGTGTGAGCTTGAATGCCTCTAAG aTTGACCCTAGGCACCGGTATGGACACAACCTACATGTGTACTATGAAGAATGGTGTAAAGCTGATGCTGGCCAGCCATTTTTCTACTG GTTGGATGTTGGAGATGGGAAAGATATGGATCTTATAGATTGTTCAAGGTCGAAACTTAAGCAGCAATGCATCAAATATCTTGGCCCT CAAGAGAGGGAAGAGTACGAGTATGTGATCATCGATGGGAAGATTGTTCACAAGTTAACCGGAAATTTTCTACACACCATGCACGGATCTGAGGGAACAAAATGGATCTTTGTTATGAGTACTTTCAAGAAACTCTATGCCGGTCTG aagaagaaaggaaggtTCCATCACTCAAGTTTTTTGGCTGGAGGAGCGACACTAGCCGCAGGGAGGGTGGTCGTTGACAATGGAGTCCTCAAG ACAATCTCTGCATACAGTGGACATTACAGGCCGTCAGATGATAGTCTGGAAACCTTTCTCTCGTTTCTTCGGGAGAATGAAGTCAGCTTAGACGATGTTGAG GTGCACAAAGCTAGTGAAGATTCAGACAATTACGACGACTATATTAAACCCAATGGAGATGGAACCAAATCTTTGAAGAAAGAATACGCAACGTCATGCAATGCAGAGACTGAAACGGATGAAAACAGTAACGGAACATTTGAGGAGACTAAAGGGCATAGTTACCAGAGAACGCTATCAGGTGGGTTTGAGAGCCCAAAAGATGACGTTCCACAGAAAGCAATGCTACAAAGGATCAACTCAAAGAAACAGTCAAAATCTTTACAGTTGGGTCATCAGTTGATGCTGAAATGGTCCACTGGAGCCGGTCCAAGGATCGGTTGTGCAGCTGATTTTCCGGTTCAGCTGAGAACCCAGGCTTTGGAGTTCGTTAACTTATCGCCTCGATACCGGACCAGCACGTTGTCTCCGACCGGGAGGCttgatatctga
- the BNAC04G27770D gene encoding IQ domain-containing protein IQM3 isoform X1, translating to MQVVANFDFQPSPFSHATGEMLISPVGHRDESFVNFTDALEGASDDSPPSVAAVKVQKVYRSYRTRRRLADSVVVAEELWWQAMDYARLNHSTISFFDYSRPETAVSKWNRVSLNASKVGKGLSIVDKAQKLAFQHWIEAIDPRHRYGHNLHVYYEEWCKADAGQPFFYWLDVGDGKDMDLIDCSRSKLKQQCIKYLGPQEREEYEYVIIDGKIVHKLTGNFLHTMHGSEGTKWIFVMSTFKKLYAGLKKKGRFHHSSFLAGGATLAAGRVVVDNGVLKTISAYSGHYRPSDDSLETFLSFLRENEVSLDDVEVHKASEDSDNYDDYIKPNGDGTKSLKKEYATSCNAETETDENSNGTFEETKGHSYQRTLSGGFESPKDDVPQKAMLQRINSKKQSKSLQLGHQLMLKWSTGAGPRIGCAADFPVQLRTQALEFVNLSPRYRTSTLSPTGRLDI from the exons ATGCAGGTCGTCGCCAACTTCGATTTCCAGCCTTCGCCGTTCTCTCACGCCACCGGTGAGATGCTCATTTCTCCGGTAGGCCACCGGGACGAATCTTTCGTTAACTTCACCGACGCGCTTGAAGGCGCCAGTGATGACTCGCCTCCTAGCGTGGCCGCGGTGAAAGTACAGAAGGTTTACAGGAGTTATCGCACGCGCCGGAGATTAGCGGACTCCGTGGTTGTCGCCGAAGAGCTCTG GTGGCAAGCGATGGATTATGCGAGGTTAAATCATAGTACGATTTCATTCTTCGATTACTCAAGACCTGAAACTGCAGTTTCCAAATGGAATCGTGTGAGCTTGAATGCCTCTAAG GTGGGCAAGGGTCTGTCCATAGTCGACAAAGCTCAAAAACTAGCCTTTCAGCATTGGATTGAAGCA aTTGACCCTAGGCACCGGTATGGACACAACCTACATGTGTACTATGAAGAATGGTGTAAAGCTGATGCTGGCCAGCCATTTTTCTACTG GTTGGATGTTGGAGATGGGAAAGATATGGATCTTATAGATTGTTCAAGGTCGAAACTTAAGCAGCAATGCATCAAATATCTTGGCCCT CAAGAGAGGGAAGAGTACGAGTATGTGATCATCGATGGGAAGATTGTTCACAAGTTAACCGGAAATTTTCTACACACCATGCACGGATCTGAGGGAACAAAATGGATCTTTGTTATGAGTACTTTCAAGAAACTCTATGCCGGTCTG aagaagaaaggaaggtTCCATCACTCAAGTTTTTTGGCTGGAGGAGCGACACTAGCCGCAGGGAGGGTGGTCGTTGACAATGGAGTCCTCAAG ACAATCTCTGCATACAGTGGACATTACAGGCCGTCAGATGATAGTCTGGAAACCTTTCTCTCGTTTCTTCGGGAGAATGAAGTCAGCTTAGACGATGTTGAG GTGCACAAAGCTAGTGAAGATTCAGACAATTACGACGACTATATTAAACCCAATGGAGATGGAACCAAATCTTTGAAGAAAGAATACGCAACGTCATGCAATGCAGAGACTGAAACGGATGAAAACAGTAACGGAACATTTGAGGAGACTAAAGGGCATAGTTACCAGAGAACGCTATCAGGTGGGTTTGAGAGCCCAAAAGATGACGTTCCACAGAAAGCAATGCTACAAAGGATCAACTCAAAGAAACAGTCAAAATCTTTACAGTTGGGTCATCAGTTGATGCTGAAATGGTCCACTGGAGCCGGTCCAAGGATCGGTTGTGCAGCTGATTTTCCGGTTCAGCTGAGAACCCAGGCTTTGGAGTTCGTTAACTTATCGCCTCGATACCGGACCAGCACGTTGTCTCCGACCGGGAGGCttgatatctga